In Carassius gibelio isolate Cgi1373 ecotype wild population from Czech Republic chromosome B2, carGib1.2-hapl.c, whole genome shotgun sequence, a single genomic region encodes these proteins:
- the zgc:110269 gene encoding probable flap endonuclease 1 homolog — protein MGITKLAKLIDDDASASIRKKEIGDYSGKIIALDTSIVVNQFRSALPSHLQLSPLTGLFYRTLTFLEHGIKPVFVLDGRPPNQKRAVLEKRAESTGWNSLKSSNTVSNFKQECLRLLQLMGVPCIKAPGEAEALCAHLVKSGTVNAVASEDMDTLAFGGTFLLRQLNAKRDSEVTEYSLPKLLEVLQLTYEEFVDLCILLGCDYCDKIGGLGPSRALKLIKQHRTIEGVMEHVNRKTHPIPLNWQYKDARKLFFETPKIDDPVLAWSEPDEEGLVQFLCRERTVNEERVRGRMKKFRESLLKRRKQREADEKMGPTRQSRLEEFFPATRKRKAVSAAVEASGGRKRSKIK, from the exons ATGGGGATTACAAAGTTAGCGAAACTAATTGATGATGACGCGTCAGCGTCTATACGCAAAAAAGAGATCGGCGATTATTCTG GAAAGATCATTGCACTGGATACATCTATTGTGGTGAATCAGTTTCGCTCGGCTCTCCCCAGTCATCTGCAGCTAAG CCCTCTCACTGGCTTGTTTTACCGCACTCTTACTTTCCTGGAGCATGGCATCAAGCCTGTCTTTGTACTTGATGGCAGACCACCTAATCAAAAGAGAGCCGTG CTGGAGAAAAGAGCTGAAAGCACAGGCTGGAACAGCTTAAAGAGCTCCAACACAG TGTCCAACTTTAAACAGGAATGCCTGCGTCTCCTGCAGCTCATGGGTGTGCCATGCATCAag GCTCCAGGTGAAGCAGAGGCGCTGTGTGCCCACCTGGTCAAAAGTGGCACAGTTAATGCTGTAGCTTCAGAGGATATGGACACGCTGGCGTTTGGAGGGACCTTTCTGCTCCGCCAGCTCAATGCAAAGAGAGACAG TGAGGTCACAGAGTACTCCTTACCAAAGCTGTTGGAAGTTCTACAGCTCACATACGAAGAG TTTGTTGACCTGTGTATCTTGCTGGGCTGTGACTACTGCGATAAGATTGGGGGTCTTGGGCCGAGTCGAGCACTGAAGCTTATTAAACAACATCGTACAATAGAGGGTGTGATGGAACATGTCAACAGAAAG ACACACCCCATCCCCCTAAACTGGCAATACAAAGATGCCCGTAAGCTGTTTTTTGAAACTCCGAAAATCGACGACCCTGTCCTGGCCTGGAGTGAGCCTGATGAAGAGGGTCTGGTGCAGTTCCTGTGCAGAGAGAGGACTGTGAA TGAAGAAAGGGTGCGGGGACGCATGAAGAAGTTTCGTGAGTCTCTCTTAAAGAGAAGGAAGCAGAGGGAGGCGGATGAGAAAATGGGCCCAACTAGACAGTCACGTCTTGAAGAATTTTTCCCTGCGACACGGAAGAGAAAG GCTGTGTCTGCAGCTGTGGAAGCATCCGGTGGGAGAAAGCGatcaaaaattaaataa